In Tolypothrix sp. NIES-4075, the following proteins share a genomic window:
- a CDS encoding tetratricopeptide repeat protein: MTQTVESLFDTGLERYKAGESVDELIPVFQEVCDRAPKSSSAWTCLAWLYLLDNKPNSAQKAAQKAVKLNPQDAQARINLALAMLEKGEKGLRQHIDFAQQLMFVNPEWRDDIKSSIEDGLSRKPDWQSLLKVKSWLFPE, translated from the coding sequence ATGACTCAAACAGTTGAATCCCTGTTTGATACAGGTTTAGAACGTTATAAAGCTGGAGAATCAGTGGATGAATTAATCCCTGTGTTTCAAGAAGTATGCGATCGCGCTCCTAAAAGTAGTTCCGCTTGGACTTGTTTAGCGTGGTTGTATCTGCTAGATAACAAACCGAACTCCGCTCAGAAAGCTGCACAGAAAGCAGTAAAATTAAATCCACAAGACGCACAAGCAAGAATTAATCTTGCCCTAGCAATGCTGGAAAAAGGTGAAAAAGGGTTAAGGCAACATATTGATTTTGCCCAACAATTAATGTTTGTTAACCCTGAATGGCGGGATGATATCAAAAGCAGCATTGAAGACGGTTTAAGCAGAAAACCAGATTGGCAAAGTTTGCTAAAAGTCAAAAGCTGGCTGTTTCCAGAATAA
- the thyD gene encoding thylakoid membrane protein ThyD, with protein sequence MKVAITGATGFVGSRLVERLHSEGQTVLVLTRNTTFAQKVFPSQAFPNVEIIAYTPISDSWQDAISGCDAVVNLAGEPIGEGRWTPERKQEILNSRKLTTQKIVEAIQIANPKPSVLVNASAIGYYGTSETATFDETSASGNDFLAQVCQVWEAQAQKVQASGVRLVILRFGIVLGTGGALGKMITPFKLFAGGPIGSGKQWFSWIHLDDIVNLILQALTKPEMQGVYNATAPNPVRMSELSQSMGQVMNRPSWLPVPSFAIEALLGDGAIVVLEGQQVQPKRTLETGFEYQYPNLKPALAQILK encoded by the coding sequence ATGAAAGTAGCAATTACCGGGGCAACAGGATTTGTCGGCAGTCGTTTGGTAGAACGACTTCACTCTGAAGGTCAAACAGTGCTGGTGTTAACTCGCAACACCACCTTTGCCCAAAAAGTTTTTCCTTCTCAGGCTTTCCCAAATGTAGAAATTATTGCTTATACACCAATCTCTGATTCTTGGCAAGATGCAATATCAGGTTGTGATGCTGTAGTCAACCTTGCTGGAGAACCTATCGGTGAGGGACGTTGGACACCAGAACGCAAGCAGGAAATTCTCAACAGTCGCAAACTGACTACGCAAAAAATTGTCGAAGCGATCCAGATTGCTAACCCCAAACCAAGTGTATTAGTCAACGCTTCGGCTATTGGCTATTATGGCACCAGTGAAACCGCAACCTTTGACGAAACCAGCGCTTCCGGTAACGATTTTCTTGCTCAAGTCTGCCAAGTGTGGGAAGCCCAAGCGCAAAAAGTACAAGCATCTGGTGTACGATTAGTTATTCTGCGTTTTGGTATTGTTTTGGGAACCGGTGGTGCTTTAGGCAAAATGATTACCCCCTTCAAACTCTTTGCTGGTGGTCCCATTGGCAGCGGTAAGCAGTGGTTTTCCTGGATTCACTTAGACGATATAGTTAATTTAATACTGCAAGCTCTAACTAAACCAGAAATGCAAGGCGTATATAATGCTACTGCGCCTAATCCCGTCCGCATGTCAGAATTATCCCAGAGTATGGGGCAAGTAATGAATCGTCCTTCTTGGCTACCTGTCCCTAGTTTTGCAATTGAAGCTCTTTTGGGTGATGGAGCGATTGTAGTTTTAGAAGGTCAACAAGTCCAGCCCAAACGCACCTTAGAAACAGGTTTTGAGTACCAATATCCTAACTTAAAACCTGCTCTAGCACAAATTCTCAAATAA
- a CDS encoding DUF6930 domain-containing protein, whose translation MTSFNRSTSRRLQKLIQIPSVWEGDRRPMSSPTRDDSEEKGECILWVDGSQGIVRGMDVVDPDTGPEAIVRTLMRAMEHPHSPAKPARPQRIVVRDREIQFYLRGVLQDLDIAIDYVPELHLIDELFRGFAEIIDSQVPELPPQYASTLRDKALAIWRIAPWEFLEEQQILSIEINKWDVGTLYASVMGMLGMEYGILFYRSEDSLKRFRATVLRDDESQERLEEAFLKQDCLFLTFERNNAIDEDEDDVEDLADLPLSEIEPTFGNIHPLEGLRSVLYDEEALVVLMALESFSRFIRDYRHQLQGETFLSLSRRYRITVPSDELTKSVNITVSTMPQLAAELEEMAGFSNQDEGDFANNPMFRSLRDDLIPEDSFLSLGVVSWEMLEYLRNGVTYHQAGEIQQVGDGLPVILIQTSRPKAKIVIESIEAAGKLKAICFNPGADPFDGDRYDLGLLQTNNGELFLFGEFLDDDPIHVEARKKWNQRCKNTQGYCGLIIAKGLTGASRGNPQLRDMMALFEARSLSPKELGIGTLQLMPQLQFE comes from the coding sequence ATGACAAGTTTTAATCGCTCTACCAGTCGTCGGTTGCAGAAACTAATTCAAATTCCTTCTGTATGGGAGGGCGATCGCCGTCCGATGTCATCACCAACTAGAGATGACTCGGAGGAAAAAGGAGAATGCATTCTTTGGGTGGATGGCTCGCAAGGAATTGTGCGGGGGATGGATGTTGTCGATCCAGACACCGGTCCAGAGGCGATCGTTCGTACTCTCATGCGAGCAATGGAGCATCCCCACAGTCCGGCTAAACCAGCTCGTCCGCAAAGAATAGTCGTCAGAGATCGCGAGATCCAATTTTACCTGCGCGGGGTACTGCAAGATTTGGATATAGCCATTGATTACGTACCTGAATTGCATTTAATTGATGAACTATTTCGCGGATTTGCGGAAATTATTGATAGTCAAGTCCCCGAATTACCTCCACAGTATGCGTCAACCCTCCGCGATAAAGCACTAGCAATATGGAGAATTGCTCCTTGGGAATTTTTGGAAGAACAACAAATCTTATCAATAGAAATTAATAAGTGGGATGTTGGTACACTTTATGCCTCAGTGATGGGAATGCTGGGGATGGAGTATGGAATTTTGTTTTATCGCTCAGAAGATTCTCTCAAGCGATTTCGCGCCACGGTTTTAAGAGATGATGAATCGCAAGAGCGTTTAGAAGAAGCTTTCCTCAAGCAAGATTGTCTGTTTCTCACCTTTGAGCGTAACAACGCCATTGATGAAGATGAGGATGATGTTGAGGATCTTGCAGATTTGCCCTTATCGGAAATTGAGCCTACTTTCGGCAATATCCACCCTTTAGAAGGACTGCGGTCTGTTTTGTATGACGAAGAAGCGCTGGTAGTCTTGATGGCTCTAGAAAGCTTCTCTCGCTTTATCCGCGACTATCGGCACCAGCTTCAAGGAGAAACTTTCCTTTCCCTAAGCCGTCGCTATCGCATTACAGTGCCATCGGATGAATTAACTAAATCAGTGAATATCACCGTTTCTACGATGCCGCAGTTAGCAGCCGAATTAGAGGAAATGGCAGGCTTTAGCAATCAAGACGAGGGGGATTTTGCCAATAACCCGATGTTCCGCTCATTGCGAGATGATTTGATTCCGGAAGATTCTTTTCTCAGCTTGGGTGTAGTGTCTTGGGAAATGTTGGAATATTTACGCAACGGTGTAACATATCATCAAGCAGGCGAAATTCAACAAGTAGGTGACGGATTGCCTGTAATTTTAATTCAGACTTCCCGTCCCAAGGCGAAAATTGTAATTGAAAGTATTGAAGCTGCGGGAAAACTTAAAGCAATTTGTTTTAATCCCGGTGCCGATCCCTTTGATGGCGATCGCTACGACTTGGGTTTATTGCAAACTAACAATGGGGAATTATTTCTCTTTGGTGAATTTTTGGATGATGACCCTATTCACGTAGAAGCACGTAAAAAATGGAATCAACGGTGTAAAAATACTCAGGGTTACTGCGGCTTAATTATTGCCAAAGGACTCACAGGTGCTTCTCGCGGAAATCCTCAGTTGCGAGATATGATGGCTTTATTTGAAGCGCGATCGCTTTCCCCGAAAGAGTTAGGTATTGGCACTCTTCAACTGATGCCGCAACTTCAATTTGAATGA
- a CDS encoding HesB/IscA family protein — protein MTQAQVSQRGIQLSEAALRQVKRLRDNQGADLCLRVGVRQGGCSGMSYMMDFEDASKISPQDEMFDYDGFKIVCDRKSLLYLYGLMLDYSDAMIGGGFQFTNPNANQTCGCGKSFGV, from the coding sequence ATGACACAAGCACAAGTATCTCAACGAGGTATTCAACTGAGTGAAGCCGCATTGCGACAAGTGAAAAGGTTGCGGGATAATCAAGGCGCAGACCTCTGCTTGCGGGTAGGAGTACGTCAAGGTGGCTGCTCTGGGATGTCTTACATGATGGATTTTGAAGACGCTAGTAAGATTAGCCCCCAAGATGAAATGTTTGATTATGATGGCTTCAAAATTGTTTGCGATCGCAAAAGCTTATTATATCTTTATGGCTTGATGCTTGATTACAGCGATGCCATGATCGGTGGTGGTTTTCAATTCACCAACCCCAACGCCAATCAAACCTGCGGTTGCGGTAAGTCATTTGGTGTTTAG